In Nicotiana tabacum cultivar K326 chromosome 10, ASM71507v2, whole genome shotgun sequence, the DNA window gtATTTTTTGGGTTCTGAACAGTATTTttgctcaaatttatctttacatgaaagtGGCTagatttcgattacttttgaaactgagcaatttttgaacgaccagttgtaaatctggctatttttgaatttcacccactATTAACACCATGAAGCTTGGCTTAATTTGCTTAATGATcttatattaaaaattaaaaagtgtATCTTATTTAACAATAAAGTGTTGGGGCACATttaactctctctctctatatcttGGTCCAAATATTCCATAAACTATCACTACTTTTCCATGCATGCAACATGACAGATATGACAGCCACCAcattttgtatactatataatatatgaGCAAGGAATTAAGGTGGGGGTGGGGGTACAACTCAAGAAGTTTAATTTAAGAAGAAGCTTAAAGGTTAAGAAAGTAAAGATATTAACCCCTCTCgaactactaaaaagtaaaaaaatacaaaaatgagaCTAGAGTAAGAACAAATAAGAACAAACCAGTACCCAAactgttatgtatatatatgctgCTAACATAAAGCCCTTCACTTTATTTGAGCTCCATTATTCTCATATTCTCTCTTTGCTTTATCTTTTCTTCCTTTGCTTTCTTTCTCTCTCCCTTTGCCAAGAAGAGTATAGCCCCCTCTCTCTCTCCCCACCTTCCAATTTGATGTGATTCTCCACTAACAATATCCTCCTTCCAAAAAACCCCATCTATCTTTacaaaaaaagaattttaaaGATCATTCAAGAATAAGCTATGGTTTTTTCCTCAATTCCAGCTTATCTTGATCCAACCAACTGGCAACAGGTATGGTTTTTTCCCACTTCATTTTGATGCTTAATTCTAACCATGGCAGCTTCTTTGCCAAAAAAGCAAAAGAATTCATTAAAGATAATATTCTtctaactttttaatttttttaaaaattcttccttctttttttcatCCTTAAATTTCTTGCATATACTTgatatcttagtttcttcttgttgttcttctttttcagcAAAGTGGAGGTAGTATTCCAAATCATCATCAGCTCACATCACCACTATCTCAGTCTGCAACACCGCCGTCACTACCACCTCCACCACCACCACTACAACCTCATGGCAGCAGTGGTGGTGCAGGTTCTATCAGGCCAGGCTCGATGGCTGATCGAGCCCGGTTAGCTAACATACCTATGCCTGAGACAGCCCTAAAATGCCCTCGATGCGAATCATCAAACACCAAGTTTTGCTACTTCAACAACTATAGTCTTTCGCAGCCTAGACACTTTTGCAAGACATGTAGAAGGTACTACCATTCAATAAATAGACTAGATTCATCTCAAGTACATAAATTTTCTTACATATTTCATCTATTACGAAATTAACCTGAGGATGCATGTATGATTTTATTCATGTGAACtagaaaaaagggagaaaacaTAATTAAATATGATATATTGGCTATTTTATATATGTAAATCAAGTTAGGATCAGTAAAACAAGAATACTTTCTTTCACTTGTCTTCGAGAGAAAATGATTGATTTTTCCAACAGGTACTGGACAAGAGGCGGCGCTCTGAGAAATGTGCCCGTGGGCGGCGGTTGTCGGAGGAACAAAAGAAGCAGTAGCAAAAGCAGTAACAATAACAGTAACAATACTTCCAAGTCTCCAGCTTCTAGCACAAGTACTGATGGTCGTCAAGCTGCTAATAATAATTCTGGTTCTACAAGCACAATTTCTTCACACAGTAATAGTTTTTCTGGTCCAACATCAGCAGCTAGTTTATTAGGTCTAATGTCCCCTCAAATTCCACCTCTACGTTTCTTGTCACCTTTAGGTCAATTAActgatcatcatcatcatcatcagttCAGTACTCCTGGTAATAACATGAACTTGAATTTTTCTACGAGTGGTAACGTATTAGGCGGTAGCAGTGAAGGTATGAtggttaataataataatttgctcggtgctggtgctggtgctggtgctggtGGTGGAGTTGCTTCGTTTTTATCAAGTGTAAACGTTGAACACTGGAGGATGCAGCAACAGCAAATGGCACAGCAATTTCCTAACTTTATAGGCGGATTTGATCAGTCTAATTCGCCTTCTGGTATTAATAATTACCAGTTTCAAGGTGGTGTTAATGAGGGTGTACAATTTCTTGGTGGTAATGAGAGTACTACAAGTCAAATTAGGCCGAAAATCTCGACGTCAATGCTAAATCAGATGGCTTCAGTGAAAATGGAAGATAACAATCATAATCAAGATCAATCAGCTTTGTCAAGGCAATTGTTAGGAATTCAAGGAAATGAAAATTGGAATACTGCTAGTGCTTGGAGCGATCTTTCTGCTAGTTTTAGCTCTTCTTCTACTAGTAATGCCTtataaaaagtcaacaaaaatgtCCTTTTTTCTCTGAGCGGTCATTTAAGGGCGCCTTAGCTGGTGATATGGATTGCTTCCTCTCGACAGTGAAGCTTACTTCCCATCGTCCCACTAGTCGATATATTTTATCAGCAAAAGCTTCTAGTGAAGATCATCTAAAAACCCTAGATTTGGTAGTCTTTATCCCCTTTCATTTTAAGTGTTTTCTTTAGATATATTTGTAGTTTGGTATGGTAATGTGTTAGAAGATGTTTAGAGGTTGAGTGAACTTTTCAATTAGTTCTTTGTAGTAGCTTTTATGTAGACATGACGGTCTAATTTTCAAAGTAATTTGGCTCTAGGTGTTGGGCTGTAAAGGTGATCATATGGCTAACATTTCTAATGGTATATCATCTTCATGTTTGAAATTGTATGGAATTTGTGTATTTGGATTCGACTCTTTTGCCAATGTTTCTCCCTCCCTCATAATTAATTCCTACAATTCTCTCTTCGTGGATTTATTATTGCTTGGCAAATCCCATTTATCCacaaaacaattaaaaataaatccTCTTGAGGATTAGTTCACATTTTTAGACATTGATAATTGCTAATTATCTCTAGCAATGGACTTTTAGCTGGTGATGATTGTATGAAGCAATGTTGTTCTCGAGTATATATAAGATTAAGAAAGTTGACTTAGTAATTGAATTTGGATTTTAAGAATGGCTGTCAATATACACCAATTTGACAAAATTATATTTCCCACTTTAATTTGGCAAAAATCCATTTTATAATGGCAGTATTAGTGTAAATTTACATGTTTTACCAGTCTTACGGGTTAATAATTCCATAAATCATGGACAATTATTGTAGTTATCTTTTAAAAGATCTCGTAGCGTAAAATTTTTTTTTACACAATCGATCAATGTAACTCTTTACGGGTACATGCTTCCTATTTGAATTTTAATAGCAAGCTGCAAAATGAGGGTTTAATTTAAAGGAATTGTATATACTTTAATGTCcatatttttcagttttataGGACAGTATATAGTACTATGCGAAGACGCGTTTGTGTGTAAGCTTTTGCCACTTCATGTTGATGCTTAATATTATTCTGTTTGATTGGTGTTAGTCATGAAATCATGTTATTCTGGGATTTCAATATATTATGCTTTTAAATGGGCGTAAGATATGAGCTgaaatagaaaggaaaaaagaatattGAGAAGTAACTTTCTAGAGATTCAGTTGCTTCCAGCTACACTACTAGAGATTTGATATGAGCAATagaattatttttgtaatttttatttttctaaattgcTCCCAATCTCATCCACGTGCCTCATTTTACAAAGAAAAACATTGAGAGTATTTATATTGGCAGCTAGAAAATAAAATATGGAATATTCATTTGAGATTAGGTGTTCTTTATTAAGCAAAATCAATGATTGGCTGGATTTTTAAAGAAtctttcatcttttattttacgCATTGCAAGCTTATATATGAAATCGTATAGAAAAATAAAGAACTGAATTCTTGAGAATGAAGTCAAACTCCAAGAATTACTACGTAGTATTTGTAGCAACAACAAAAGATATGATTTACAATGACTACTCTTTAATGCGAAATATCTTACTCTAAGGTCAAAATAGAATAATATCATGCCTAGTGTTTAGCGACTGAGGCAAAAACTACCAAATTCATCCCATAATTACACTAACATACAAGAGAGGCTGCAAAATGTTGGGGTCCAACATGCCACTatacaaaaagataaaaatatgcaaaatactacattttttttccttcaaaaagtAACGGAACCAGATATtagtcaaaataaaataaagtctgACGTGGACTTTTTCCGTGGCAGATGGAGAATATACAATTTCACACTTGgacgacacacacacacacgcatatatatatatatatatatatatatatatatatatagggttttgctaaggcaaaatacataaattgCTACCTAAACTATGAACCAAATCCCTATTACACATTTTTTGACAGACAAATTATTTTACACACTCAACTTTTCAAAAGTGTGTCCATAACACACCACTTTTGTAGTTGACCAGTTTCACAAAACATGTCTATGTCACACACCAATAGGGTTTAGATACGTGTCCTTAACGCAAAAAACACTTAGATTTACAAATATACCCTCATCTCCTTCCCTCTTAGATTTCtggactctttttttttttccggaTTAAAGTTCTCTTTtagttgctttttttttttctttcaaagccACCCTAATCAATTTCAACTCATTCCAAACATCAGATTTAGCTTTGTGCAAGTGTTTTCATCAAGGACCTTGAATACCCACttgaatttgaacatgaaatttcaTATCCAAATTTTATTCCGACTTCAACCTTTGAAGCTTTGCCGGCAATGGTGATTTGAATATTACTCCACCCAAATCTCATTCCAAACAGTGATTACAATTCAATTTTCGATCTCACAACTccactatttttaaaaataaattgttgatttaaaaaaatattaattttattgtaATAGACTTGAGGTGAGTTCCATTGTTCGAGTCAAAGATAAAATTCAGTTTTGAACTTGAATTTATAGTTGGCATCAATGGATAATAATTGTGtgggttgaaatttgaaagcaACTGCTGATTTCAAAAGACTCAATGGCGAGCAGAATGCAAAAATAGTTACTGAGTTCTAGGTTGATGCTAATTTGAGATCTAAAAATTATGTGGATTGTTTGCTATTTGGAATTGATTAAAAACTAATCCTTGAGCTTAAAACCATTTGAACGGAGTGATTTCACGAGGAATTCTGAACTTCCATGGTTGAGTTCTTATGACTTCAAAACTGAGTAAATGTTTTaagctttttttaaaaaaaaaatttggagtTTACTCGCCCTTTTTCTGTGTATAACATGTGAGTGTCAGCTAAACAAAGTGGTGTGTTATAGACACACTTttgaaaggttgagtgtgtaagtTAATTTTCGCCATCAGAAAGTGTGTAACAGGTAGGGgcgggcataaaatccgaaaaaccgaattccgaaccggaccgaattaatttggtatttcggtttcggttttttcggtatttCAGTCTAATTCGGTACAACATTTTCGGTATTACGGTACGGTCCTCGGTATTAGGATCTTGAAATTTTGGTATACCGAATTACCGAATTTTTAaagactttttattttttttaagttggACCTATAGTTAGCTACTACACTGCCCAGTGCCCCAGCCCAACAATTTCTAATCTAATTCCCAGCCCACTGCTCACTCCAGCGCCCCAGCCCAAGTCCACTCTCTATTCTTTGTCTTTCATTCAATTAGGGTCTAAAGATTAGGACATTAGGCAGTCACAACTCACAACATAGAACTCAGTCAACTCACTCCTCACTCCTCAGAAAGGATTTAGGGATCGGCTACTGCTTTAGAAATTCCGGGCAAACAAAGACCAAAATTCAAAGAGATCGGCTGCTTTTCAAGAGATCGACTGTTGTGACTTCAAGAGATCGGCTGTTGTGACTTCATATGCTTTCATATATTTCTCCTACATTTTGTTTATGTTTCATATGCTTTCATATATTTCTCCTTAATCACGTTATCAGTAAAATCATTTTGATCTAAATGTTCTCCTTGTTCTATTGGGTTTCTTGTGTTCTTACATTTTGAGTTAATTGAAGAGAGGACTAAGTTCAGCTCATATTTCTTTTAGAGCAGCATGCTTATGTTATTTTTGCGGTATATATCTTCTGATGAAATGATAGCTGATGAATCTGATGATATCGATGTTGCTACAGTAGCtatttgaattattgattaacaCTCATCATGGTAAATATTCTTTTTAAGCATTCAATCCATTAAAATGGATATGTTGATTTTTAGTACTGTACGATTTATATTGACCTCCCTTAGAGCTCATCATAGTCAACCAACATTTGTTCTGCTTCTCTTAATTATATTATGACTGCTGAAGAAGAAACTTATGCAATGGTTCTAAAAAGAAAAAGCCAAAAGCAATGGATTTCACAGGAAAAAGGGTTATCCAGGGAGAGGAAAAGGAAAAACTACAAGCTCCGTTGATTTTGGTTGTATTAAATTTTTTATGATCTTGTATTAATTCTGGGGAAGCAttctcaaaaaaataaataaatctggGGAAGCCCCTCTTTTCCCCACATTTTTGCAAACCTTTTGACTTATGTAAATTTAGGTAGAAAGTCTtcatcaaaataccaaatgaTTTTTCCAGATGTTTGTTGTAAAATTCGAAAGACACTTTCTCCATTTAGCAGGATCAGTATGTTACAGTTGTTTTTGAGTGCAGAA includes these proteins:
- the LOC107787963 gene encoding uncharacterized protein LOC107787963, which translates into the protein MVFSSIPAYLDPTNWQQQSGGSIPNHHQLTSPLSQSATPPSLPPPPPPLQPHGSSGGAGSIRPGSMADRARLANIPMPETALKCPRCESSNTKFCYFNNYSLSQPRHFCKTCRRYWTRGGALRNVPVGGGCRRNKRSSSKSSNNNSNNTSKSPASSTSTDGRQAANNNSGSTSTISSHSNSFSGPTSAASLLGLMSPQIPPLRFLSPLGQLTDHHHHHQFSTPGNNMNLNFSTSGNVLGGSSEGMMVNNNNLLGAGAGAGAGGGVASFLSSVNVEHWRMQQQQMAQQFPNFIGGFDQSNSPSGINNYQFQGGVNEGVQFLGGNESTTSQIRPKISTSMLNQMASVKMEDNNHNQDQSALSRQLLGIQGNENWNTASAWSDLSASFSSSSTSNAL